One window of Thermus hydrothermalis genomic DNA carries:
- a CDS encoding SDR family NAD(P)-dependent oxidoreductase, producing the protein MLQGKAFLVTGAGGALARALIPALHQAGARLFLSDPRLERMAERAEKVGAKTFVADLTRLEEAEALARFVEREAPLYGAVHTVGGFAAGRFLDSDPGLYDWMLDLNLRTAYNLLKAVLPYMERRGEGFFAAIAAGPAWTGAGPGRALYAMAKTALASLLKSLQGEVEGVRFLVVYPMGTLDTEANRRAMPEADPSRWIAPELVAEAIVRAASARGGRFLELPIYPPL; encoded by the coding sequence ATGCTCCAAGGAAAAGCCTTCTTGGTCACGGGAGCGGGCGGGGCCCTGGCCCGGGCCCTTATCCCCGCCCTCCATCAGGCGGGAGCGAGGCTCTTCCTCTCCGACCCCCGGCTTGAGCGCATGGCGGAGAGGGCGGAGAAGGTGGGGGCTAAGACCTTCGTGGCCGACCTCACCCGCCTCGAGGAGGCCGAGGCCTTGGCCCGCTTCGTGGAGCGGGAAGCCCCCCTCTACGGCGCGGTGCACACCGTGGGCGGCTTCGCCGCCGGGCGCTTTTTGGACTCCGACCCGGGACTCTACGACTGGATGCTAGACCTCAACCTCCGCACCGCCTACAACCTCCTAAAGGCCGTCCTCCCCTACATGGAAAGGCGGGGGGAAGGCTTCTTCGCCGCCATCGCCGCCGGCCCCGCCTGGACGGGGGCGGGCCCCGGCCGGGCCCTCTACGCCATGGCCAAAACCGCCCTGGCGAGCCTTCTGAAATCCCTCCAAGGGGAGGTGGAGGGGGTGCGCTTCCTCGTGGTCTACCCCATGGGCACCCTGGACACCGAGGCCAACCGCCGGGCCATGCCCGAGGCGGACCCGAGCCGCTGGATCGCCCCCGAACTGGTGGCGGAGGCCATCGTGCGGGCCGCCTCGGCTAGGGGCGGGAGGTTTTTGGAGCTTCCCATCTACCCCCCGCTTTAG
- a CDS encoding VanZ family protein — MRPLFLLLALLHMGLLWWLSDQPQTGLGLPHPWDKGAHFLAYALLGLLLRLGLGRFPWAFLLGAAYGVVDEYHQSFIPGREAFGLDLVADALGAFFGAKAGGRWEAPKTSRP; from the coding sequence GTGCGCCCCCTTTTCCTCCTCTTGGCTCTCCTCCACATGGGCCTCCTCTGGTGGCTTTCGGACCAGCCCCAAACCGGGCTTGGGCTTCCCCACCCCTGGGACAAGGGGGCCCACTTCCTGGCCTACGCCCTCTTGGGCCTTCTCCTGCGCTTGGGCCTAGGCCGCTTTCCCTGGGCCTTTCTCCTGGGGGCGGCCTACGGGGTGGTGGACGAGTACCACCAAAGCTTCATCCCCGGCCGGGAGGCCTTCGGCCTAGACCTGGTGGCGGACGCCTTGGGGGCCTTTTTCGGGGCTAAAGCGGGGGGTAGATGGGAAGCTCCAAAAACCTCCCGCCCCTAG
- the mce gene encoding methylmalonyl-CoA epimerase translates to MRLHHVGIAVEDLEKAKGRYLLLGYRVVAEGEVPAQGVRVALLRGEGEALLELLAPLGPETPVGRFLAKRGPGLHHLAFATPDIEGELARLKAAGAKLIDEAPRPGFGGHRVAFLHPSFGLGVLWELVEA, encoded by the coding sequence ATGCGGCTTCACCACGTGGGCATCGCCGTGGAGGACCTGGAGAAGGCCAAGGGGCGCTACCTCCTTTTGGGCTACCGGGTGGTGGCGGAAGGGGAGGTTCCGGCGCAAGGGGTGCGGGTGGCCCTCCTTAGGGGGGAAGGGGAGGCCCTTTTGGAGCTCCTCGCTCCCCTGGGGCCCGAAACCCCCGTGGGCCGCTTCCTGGCCAAGCGGGGGCCTGGCCTCCACCACCTGGCCTTCGCCACGCCCGATATTGAAGGGGAGCTCGCCCGGCTGAAGGCGGCGGGGGCGAAGCTTATTGACGAGGCGCCTAGGCCCGGCTTTGGGGGGCACAGGGTGGCCTTCCTCCACCCCTCCTTTGGCCTTGGGGTCCTTTGGGAGCTGGTGGAGGCCTAG
- a CDS encoding 4Fe-4S binding protein, whose amino-acid sequence MGLLDNLLNAFLKATDPRPRYTEARCLLYKNSVGGCDRCYQACPKGAVRLEGWRVELDEVLCTGCGLCTGVCPGLALEYPLGAIQEALIRGKGQLRCSKAEGKGEEVLCLGRLTPGLLAEAGSRFGRVVLARGDCARCPIGGPSVPEHLRRMAEEAQRYFPVVVEVREGELPGEKVGRRELFQALLGSAKRTAADLVPELPLPQAPEEEKGLPAELRLRLLAASRAEAVAWPSIRVEEGCTLCPVCTNVCPTGAVYRVREGEEYVLRLRVEACTGCGACVESCPPQVIRLEAAPKEALGQELELFRGKPPWYDL is encoded by the coding sequence ATGGGCCTTTTGGACAACCTCCTCAACGCCTTCCTCAAGGCCACGGACCCCAGGCCCCGCTACACGGAGGCCCGCTGCCTCCTCTACAAGAACAGCGTGGGGGGGTGCGACCGCTGCTACCAGGCCTGTCCCAAGGGGGCGGTGCGTTTGGAGGGGTGGCGGGTGGAGCTGGACGAGGTCCTGTGCACGGGCTGCGGCCTCTGCACGGGGGTCTGCCCCGGCCTCGCCCTGGAGTACCCCTTGGGGGCCATCCAGGAGGCCCTGATCCGAGGGAAGGGACAGCTTCGGTGCTCCAAGGCGGAGGGGAAGGGGGAGGAGGTCCTTTGCCTGGGCCGGCTCACCCCCGGGCTTCTCGCCGAGGCGGGAAGCCGTTTCGGCCGGGTGGTCCTCGCCCGGGGGGACTGCGCCCGTTGCCCCATCGGGGGGCCCTCGGTGCCCGAGCACCTTAGGCGGATGGCGGAAGAGGCCCAGCGCTACTTCCCCGTGGTGGTGGAGGTGCGGGAAGGGGAGCTTCCCGGGGAGAAGGTGGGGAGGCGGGAGCTATTCCAGGCCCTTTTGGGAAGCGCCAAGCGCACCGCCGCTGACCTCGTCCCCGAGCTTCCCCTGCCCCAAGCGCCCGAGGAGGAAAAGGGCCTGCCGGCGGAGCTTCGCCTTCGCCTTCTCGCCGCTTCCCGGGCGGAGGCGGTGGCCTGGCCCAGCATCCGGGTGGAGGAGGGGTGCACCCTCTGCCCGGTCTGCACCAACGTCTGCCCCACGGGGGCGGTCTACCGGGTGCGGGAAGGGGAGGAGTACGTCCTGAGGCTCAGGGTGGAGGCCTGCACCGGGTGCGGGGCCTGCGTGGAAAGCTGCCCGCCCCAGGTGATCCGCCTCGAGGCCGCCCCCAAGGAGGCGCTGGGCCAAGAGCTAGAACTTTTCCGGGGCAAGCCCCCTTGGTACGACCTTTGA
- a CDS encoding bifunctional 3-deoxy-7-phosphoheptulonate synthase/chorismate mutase has protein sequence MDERILALRKEVDRVNRELLRLLSERGRLVQEIGRIQTELGLPHYDPKREEEMLAYLTAENPGPFPNETIRKLFKEIFQASLDLEERQDQKKFLYSKKHKPEPTRVRVKGVVFGERPLLIAGPCSIESEEQMMETARFLAGRGVRVLRGGAFKPRTSPYGFQGLGLEGLKLGRKAADAFGMVFVTEVMDTRDVELVAEYADILQVGARNMQNFALLKEVGRAGKPVLLKRGLSATMEEWFYAAEYILSQGNEQVILAERGIRTFERWTRNTLDLSAVALAKQETHLPVVVDVTHAAGRTDLLAPLARAALAVGADGVHVEVHPNPKVALSDNQQQMDFAQFDRFLEAIRDLLPEG, from the coding sequence ATGGACGAGCGCATCCTGGCCCTGCGCAAAGAGGTGGACCGGGTGAACCGGGAGTTGCTTCGCCTCCTTTCCGAGCGGGGAAGGCTGGTGCAGGAGATCGGCCGCATCCAGACCGAGCTTGGCCTCCCCCACTACGACCCCAAGCGGGAGGAGGAGATGCTTGCCTACCTCACGGCGGAAAACCCCGGCCCCTTTCCCAACGAAACCATTCGCAAGCTCTTCAAGGAGATCTTCCAGGCGAGCCTGGACCTGGAAGAGCGCCAGGACCAGAAGAAGTTCCTCTACTCCAAAAAGCACAAGCCCGAGCCCACCCGGGTGCGGGTGAAGGGGGTGGTCTTTGGGGAGAGGCCGCTCCTCATCGCCGGGCCCTGCTCCATTGAGTCGGAGGAGCAGATGATGGAAACCGCCCGCTTCCTGGCGGGCCGGGGGGTTAGGGTGCTCCGGGGCGGGGCCTTCAAGCCCAGGACGAGCCCCTACGGCTTCCAGGGCCTGGGCCTCGAGGGCCTAAAGCTTGGCCGCAAGGCGGCGGACGCCTTCGGCATGGTCTTCGTCACCGAGGTCATGGACACCCGGGACGTGGAGCTCGTGGCGGAGTATGCGGACATCCTCCAAGTGGGGGCCCGCAACATGCAGAACTTCGCCCTCCTCAAGGAGGTGGGCCGCGCCGGGAAGCCGGTCCTCCTCAAGCGGGGGCTTTCCGCCACCATGGAGGAGTGGTTCTACGCCGCCGAGTACATCCTTTCCCAAGGAAACGAGCAGGTGATCCTGGCGGAAAGGGGCATCCGCACCTTTGAGCGCTGGACCCGGAACACCCTGGACCTCTCCGCCGTGGCCTTGGCCAAGCAGGAGACCCACCTCCCCGTCGTCGTGGACGTGACCCACGCCGCCGGGCGCACGGACCTCCTCGCCCCCTTGGCCCGGGCGGCCTTGGCCGTGGGGGCGGACGGGGTGCACGTGGAGGTGCACCCGAACCCCAAGGTGGCCCTCTCGGACAACCAGCAGCAGATGGACTTCGCCCAGTTTGACCGCTTCCTGGAGGCCATCCGGGACCTCCTCCCCGAGGGCTAA
- the tatC gene encoding twin-arginine translocase subunit TatC, translating to MKEAPLVEHLEELRARLLWALLSWAVGTGVAWSFRVQLLDWLKRPLDLAAKQNGIQVNLIVLDITEPFLVSLKVAAFGGLVLALPFIVYQVWAFIAPGLYEHEKRLAGPFLLGAGFSFALGALFAYYGFLPFAIPFLLGFLGDVVTPQISIGRYMGQVLMMMTVMGLVFEMPVVSYLLARLGLLSSAFLARNWRVAVVLLLSLAAVITPTVDVVSLSIVTLPLLVLYWVSVLVARLAERQRPKEEAA from the coding sequence TTGAAGGAAGCCCCGTTGGTGGAACACCTGGAGGAGCTTAGGGCCCGGCTCCTCTGGGCGCTTTTGTCCTGGGCGGTGGGCACGGGGGTGGCCTGGTCCTTCCGGGTGCAGCTTTTGGACTGGCTCAAGCGCCCCTTGGACCTGGCGGCCAAGCAGAACGGCATCCAGGTGAACCTCATCGTCCTGGACATCACCGAGCCCTTTTTGGTCTCCTTGAAGGTGGCGGCCTTCGGCGGCCTGGTCCTGGCCTTGCCCTTCATCGTCTACCAGGTCTGGGCCTTCATCGCCCCGGGGCTATACGAGCACGAGAAGCGCTTGGCGGGCCCTTTTCTCTTAGGGGCGGGGTTTAGCTTCGCCCTGGGGGCCCTTTTCGCCTACTACGGCTTCCTGCCCTTCGCCATCCCCTTCCTCTTGGGCTTTCTGGGGGATGTGGTCACCCCCCAGATCTCCATCGGCCGCTACATGGGCCAGGTCCTCATGATGATGACCGTCATGGGCCTGGTCTTTGAGATGCCCGTGGTGAGCTACCTCCTGGCCCGCTTGGGCCTCCTCTCCTCCGCCTTCCTGGCCCGGAACTGGCGGGTGGCCGTGGTCCTCCTCCTCAGCCTGGCGGCGGTCATCACCCCCACGGTGGACGTGGTTTCCCTCTCCATCGTCACCCTGCCCCTTCTCGTCCTCTACTGGGTTTCCGTCCTGGTGGCCCGCTTGGCCGAGCGGCAAAGGCCCAAGGAAGAAGCCGCTTGA
- a CDS encoding TatA/E family twin arginine-targeting protein translocase, producing MNLGMPEILVILVVALLIFGPKKLPELGRSLGQSIREFKRGAQEIREELEKAVDVKEEVKPKAEPAPAKEEPKA from the coding sequence ATGAACCTGGGCATGCCGGAAATCCTGGTGATCCTGGTGGTGGCCCTCCTCATCTTCGGGCCCAAGAAGCTTCCTGAGCTGGGCCGCTCCTTGGGCCAGAGCATCCGGGAGTTCAAGCGGGGGGCGCAGGAGATCCGCGAGGAGCTGGAGAAGGCGGTGGACGTGAAGGAAGAGGTGAAGCCTAAGGCGGAGCCCGCCCCGGCCAAGGAGGAGCCCAAAGCTTGA
- the glmU gene encoding bifunctional UDP-N-acetylglucosamine diphosphorylase/glucosamine-1-phosphate N-acetyltransferase GlmU yields MHAHVILAAGQGTRMKSRLPKVLHPLLGKPMLLYAVETALALGPERLVVVVGHGAEEVEAALRGYPVETVRQEAQLGTAHALLQAEALLKDFAGPFLVTQGDTPLLSPETLKALLAKVAEGAGMALLTVELENPTGYGRILRDGEDVVANVEEKDASPEVRAIREVNAGAYAFDGFLFQALKEVKNENAAQEYYLPDLIAIYRAHGKRVVAVRGEAAEALGVNTREELARVEGVLLARLRAEWMRRGVRMVLPETIYLEPSVELAPDVTLWPGVVLKGRTRIGEGCEVGAYALLEDTTLEPGAKVHAHTVVQGAHLFPGADAGPLARLRPGAVLKEGVHVGNFVEVKNSLLHPGVKAGHLAYLGDAEVGEGTNVGAGVITANYDGKRKHKTLIGKNAFIGSNSVLVAPVRVGDGAMVGAGSVITHDVPEDALAVARGRQRNLEGYAKRKREEG; encoded by the coding sequence ATGCATGCGCACGTGATCCTGGCCGCAGGGCAGGGGACCAGGATGAAGTCCCGCCTGCCCAAGGTCCTGCACCCCCTTTTGGGCAAGCCCATGCTCCTATACGCCGTGGAAACCGCCTTGGCCCTGGGCCCGGAAAGGCTTGTGGTGGTGGTGGGCCACGGGGCGGAGGAGGTGGAGGCGGCCCTAAGGGGCTACCCGGTGGAGACGGTCCGCCAGGAGGCGCAGCTCGGCACCGCCCACGCTCTCTTGCAGGCGGAGGCTCTCCTTAAGGACTTCGCCGGCCCCTTTTTGGTGACCCAGGGGGATACCCCCCTCCTTTCCCCGGAAACCCTAAAGGCCCTACTGGCCAAGGTGGCGGAAGGGGCGGGGATGGCCCTCCTCACCGTGGAACTGGAAAACCCCACGGGCTATGGCCGCATCCTCAGGGATGGGGAAGACGTGGTGGCCAACGTGGAGGAGAAGGACGCTTCCCCCGAGGTCAGGGCCATCCGGGAGGTGAACGCCGGGGCCTACGCCTTTGACGGCTTCCTCTTCCAGGCCCTCAAGGAGGTGAAAAACGAAAACGCCGCCCAGGAGTACTACCTCCCCGACCTCATCGCCATCTACCGGGCCCACGGCAAGCGGGTGGTGGCGGTGCGGGGCGAGGCGGCGGAGGCTTTGGGGGTGAATACCCGCGAGGAGCTGGCCCGGGTGGAGGGGGTGCTCTTGGCCCGCCTGCGCGCCGAGTGGATGCGAAGGGGCGTGCGCATGGTCCTCCCCGAAACCATCTACCTGGAGCCCTCGGTGGAGCTCGCCCCCGACGTGACCCTCTGGCCTGGGGTGGTGCTTAAGGGGAGGACGCGGATCGGGGAGGGGTGCGAGGTGGGGGCGTACGCCCTCCTGGAGGACACCACCCTGGAACCCGGGGCCAAGGTCCACGCCCACACCGTGGTCCAGGGGGCCCACCTCTTCCCGGGAGCCGACGCCGGGCCCTTGGCCCGGCTCCGCCCCGGGGCGGTGCTCAAGGAGGGGGTCCACGTGGGGAACTTCGTGGAGGTGAAGAATAGCCTCCTCCACCCCGGGGTCAAGGCGGGGCACCTGGCCTACCTGGGGGATGCGGAGGTGGGGGAGGGGACCAACGTGGGGGCGGGGGTCATCACCGCCAACTACGACGGCAAGCGCAAGCACAAGACGCTGATCGGCAAAAACGCCTTCATCGGCTCCAATAGCGTCCTGGTGGCCCCGGTGCGGGTGGGGGATGGGGCCATGGTGGGGGCGGGGAGCGTCATCACCCACGACGTGCCGGAGGACGCCTTGGCCGTGGCCCGGGGGCGGCAGCGGAACCTCGAGGGCTACGCCAAGCGGAAGCGGGAGGAGGGCTAG
- the lgt gene encoding prolipoprotein diacylglyceryl transferase, giving the protein MIQIGPLRIQWYGFLLTLAIFIGFELAKRRLKAWGLDAERFETVAFWAVVFGVVGARLGYVLTSPGYFLQNPLEVLYVWHGGLSFHGAVLGGALVFFYYHRKKGYPLWPYLDAATPGVALGIIAGRIGNLMNGSDTVGRLTTLPIGFTWPEWAKGFPGVCPGVDDISQVYRCAELLRGPVHLTQVYGALVGVILLPLSLYWLRKNPFPGYAFWNFLLWYSVLRSVLEEPFRLNPLWLPVYRNDELGIGLFTATQVVSLPLILLSLYMLRRLGQGKVASG; this is encoded by the coding sequence ATGATCCAGATCGGACCCTTGCGCATCCAGTGGTACGGCTTCCTCCTGACCCTCGCCATCTTTATCGGCTTTGAGCTCGCCAAGCGCCGCCTGAAGGCGTGGGGCTTGGATGCGGAGCGGTTTGAAACCGTGGCCTTTTGGGCGGTGGTCTTTGGGGTGGTGGGGGCCAGGCTCGGCTACGTCCTCACCTCCCCCGGCTACTTCCTGCAAAACCCCCTGGAGGTCCTTTACGTCTGGCATGGGGGGCTTTCCTTCCACGGGGCGGTTTTGGGCGGGGCGCTGGTCTTCTTCTACTACCACCGGAAAAAGGGCTACCCCCTTTGGCCCTACCTGGACGCCGCCACCCCCGGGGTGGCCTTGGGGATCATCGCCGGGCGGATCGGCAACCTCATGAACGGCTCGGACACCGTGGGCCGCCTGACCACCTTGCCCATCGGCTTCACCTGGCCGGAGTGGGCCAAGGGGTTTCCCGGGGTCTGCCCGGGGGTTGACGACATCTCCCAGGTCTACCGGTGCGCCGAGCTCTTAAGGGGGCCCGTCCACCTCACCCAGGTCTACGGGGCCTTGGTGGGGGTTATCCTCCTCCCCCTTTCCCTCTACTGGCTGCGGAAAAACCCCTTCCCCGGCTACGCCTTCTGGAACTTCCTCCTTTGGTATAGCGTCCTCCGCTCCGTCTTGGAAGAGCCTTTCCGCCTGAACCCCCTTTGGCTTCCCGTCTACCGCAACGACGAGCTGGGCATCGGCCTCTTCACCGCCACCCAGGTGGTGAGCCTGCCCCTCATCCTCTTGTCCCTCTACATGCTTAGGCGCCTGGGCCAGGGAAAGGTGGCCTCGGGGTAG
- a CDS encoding glutaredoxin family protein, translating to MLEGMELVFVTRQGCGLCEKAERALWTLGVPYVRRDVDQDPELFRLYTFRVPVLLLGDEVLLEGAFGEKELVALIKERLKG from the coding sequence ATGCTTGAGGGCATGGAGCTTGTCTTCGTCACCCGCCAGGGGTGCGGGCTTTGCGAGAAGGCGGAAAGGGCCCTCTGGACCTTGGGAGTGCCCTACGTCCGCCGGGATGTGGACCAAGACCCGGAGCTTTTCCGCCTCTATACCTTCCGGGTCCCCGTGCTCCTCCTAGGGGATGAGGTGCTTTTGGAGGGGGCTTTTGGGGAAAAGGAGCTCGTGGCCCTGATAAAAGAGCGCCTAAAGGGGTGA
- a CDS encoding DUF456 domain-containing protein yields MEAFADWLFVVLWVAGVLLTFVPFVPATLVILFAAFVHELLLGFRELSLGLWLGLGALALLAMTLDNLAALWGARRYGAGRAGLWGAFLGGVLGLFLGVVGVLVLPFLLAFFLEYLAGRKPEEALRAAWGTLVGLMGGVVAKVLVHLAMGLLVVRAVF; encoded by the coding sequence GTGGAGGCCTTTGCGGACTGGCTCTTCGTGGTCCTTTGGGTGGCGGGGGTTCTCCTCACCTTCGTGCCCTTCGTGCCCGCCACCTTGGTGATCCTTTTCGCCGCCTTCGTGCACGAGCTCCTCTTGGGTTTCCGGGAGCTTTCCCTGGGGCTTTGGCTTGGCCTCGGTGCCCTGGCCCTTTTGGCCATGACCCTGGACAACCTGGCGGCCCTCTGGGGGGCCAGGCGCTACGGGGCGGGCCGGGCGGGGTTATGGGGGGCCTTTCTGGGGGGCGTCCTGGGCCTTTTCCTGGGGGTGGTGGGGGTCTTGGTGCTCCCCTTCCTCCTGGCCTTTTTCTTGGAGTACCTGGCGGGCCGAAAGCCGGAGGAGGCCCTGAGGGCCGCCTGGGGCACCCTGGTGGGCCTCATGGGGGGCGTGGTGGCCAAGGTCCTCGTCCACCTGGCCATGGGCCTCTTGGTGGTCCGGGCCGTCTTCTAG
- a CDS encoding alanine dehydrogenase: protein MDFGLPKERTRLKIPPSLGEEVREGRVALTPQGVRELVARGHRVYVERGAGERAGFPDEAYEEAGATLVSREEAFGRGEVVLKVGRPTLEEIALLRPGATLMGFLHLAVAETGLLEAMAEKGLSAIGYELIGEGVKRPILKAMSEIAGRMAPQIAGRLLEAPLGPGMLLSGLPGIPPADVVILGAGTLGRAAARAFLGAGASVYLLDKELSALEEASREAPGAITALVTQSRLERYVAFADVLVGAVAVPGERAPVLLSRELLSRMRRGSVLLDFAIDQGGVAETSRLGIYQELGVTHFCLPNVPALVPRTASHALTATLLPFLLQVEEDPLKVPALRQGAYLLLGQKGGHLE, encoded by the coding sequence ATGGACTTTGGCCTACCCAAGGAACGGACGCGCCTAAAAATCCCCCCTTCGCTTGGGGAGGAGGTGCGGGAAGGCCGGGTGGCCCTCACCCCTCAAGGGGTGCGGGAGCTCGTGGCCCGGGGCCACCGGGTCTACGTGGAGCGGGGGGCCGGGGAACGGGCGGGCTTCCCGGACGAGGCCTACGAGGAGGCAGGGGCCACCTTGGTGAGCCGGGAGGAGGCCTTCGGCCGGGGCGAGGTGGTGCTCAAGGTGGGGCGGCCCACCCTCGAGGAGATCGCCCTCCTGCGCCCCGGGGCCACCCTCATGGGCTTCCTGCACCTGGCGGTGGCGGAAACGGGTCTCCTGGAGGCCATGGCGGAAAAGGGCCTTAGCGCCATCGGCTACGAGCTCATCGGGGAAGGCGTCAAGCGCCCCATCCTCAAGGCCATGAGCGAGATCGCCGGGCGCATGGCCCCGCAGATTGCGGGGAGGCTCCTCGAGGCCCCCCTGGGCCCGGGCATGCTCCTCTCCGGCCTCCCCGGCATCCCCCCGGCGGACGTGGTCATCCTGGGGGCGGGCACCCTGGGCCGGGCGGCGGCCCGGGCCTTTCTGGGGGCCGGGGCTTCCGTCTACCTCCTGGACAAGGAGCTTTCCGCCCTGGAGGAGGCGAGCCGGGAGGCCCCCGGGGCCATCACCGCCCTGGTCACCCAAAGCCGCCTGGAGCGGTACGTGGCCTTCGCCGACGTCCTGGTGGGGGCGGTGGCGGTGCCGGGGGAAAGGGCCCCCGTGCTCCTCAGCCGGGAGCTCCTTTCCCGCATGCGCCGGGGCTCGGTGCTCTTGGACTTCGCCATTGACCAAGGGGGCGTGGCGGAAACGAGCCGACTTGGCATCTACCAGGAGCTCGGCGTCACCCACTTCTGCCTGCCCAACGTCCCCGCCCTGGTACCCCGCACGGCGAGCCACGCCCTCACCGCCACGCTCCTTCCCTTCCTGCTCCAGGTGGAGGAGGACCCCCTTAAGGTCCCCGCCCTGCGCCAAGGGGCCTACCTCCTCCTGGGCCAGAAAGGAGGCCACCTAGAATGA
- a CDS encoding acetyl-CoA hydrolase/transferase family protein has translation MSYRKKLTSPEDAVTLIRSGMRVFVSGNAATPTPLLKALAARKDELEGVELVHLLQMGEDPFASPEMEGHFRRRSLFVGPADREAVNQGRADYVPIMLHQVPWLFKRRILPLDAAIIQVSPPDEHGFCSLGVEVIATKAAVEAAPIVIAMVNPRMPRTLGDTFVHVSRLTAIVEVDWPLPELKREGFGEVERKIGEHVASLIEDGATLQMGIGAIPDAVLASLSGRRDLGVHTEMISDGVLEAWEKGLITGAKKTLHPGKIIGTFVLGSERLYRFVHDNPLFELHPADYVNDPFVVAQNRKMVAINSAIEVDLTGQVVADSIGTRIYSGFGGQLDFIRGAARSEGGKPIIALPSTAKGHSRIVPYLRPGAGVVTTRADVHYVVTEWGIAELFGRSLRERAKALIEVAHPDFREELTRAAWERKLLPRSYPGADLKGKSGPNS, from the coding sequence ATGAGCTACCGCAAGAAGCTCACCTCCCCCGAGGACGCCGTGACCCTCATCCGCTCGGGGATGCGGGTCTTCGTTTCCGGCAACGCCGCCACCCCCACGCCCCTCCTCAAGGCCCTCGCCGCCCGCAAGGACGAGCTTGAAGGGGTGGAGCTCGTCCACCTCCTCCAGATGGGGGAAGACCCCTTCGCAAGCCCCGAGATGGAGGGGCACTTCCGCCGCCGCTCCCTCTTCGTGGGCCCGGCGGACCGGGAAGCGGTGAACCAGGGCCGGGCGGACTACGTGCCCATCATGCTCCACCAAGTGCCCTGGCTCTTCAAAAGGCGCATCCTGCCCCTGGACGCCGCCATCATCCAGGTATCCCCGCCGGACGAGCACGGCTTCTGCTCCTTGGGGGTGGAGGTGATCGCCACCAAGGCGGCGGTGGAGGCGGCCCCCATCGTGATCGCCATGGTGAACCCCAGGATGCCGAGAACCCTGGGGGACACCTTCGTCCACGTGTCCCGCCTCACCGCCATCGTGGAGGTGGACTGGCCCCTGCCCGAGCTAAAGCGGGAAGGCTTCGGCGAGGTGGAGCGGAAAATCGGGGAGCACGTGGCGAGCCTCATTGAGGACGGGGCCACCCTGCAGATGGGCATCGGGGCCATCCCCGACGCCGTCTTGGCCAGCCTCTCGGGGCGGCGGGACTTGGGCGTGCACACGGAGATGATCTCCGACGGGGTCCTCGAGGCCTGGGAAAAGGGCCTCATCACCGGGGCCAAGAAGACCCTCCACCCGGGCAAGATCATCGGCACCTTCGTCCTGGGCTCGGAAAGGCTTTACCGCTTCGTCCACGACAACCCCCTCTTTGAGCTCCACCCCGCCGACTACGTGAACGACCCCTTCGTGGTGGCGCAAAACCGCAAGATGGTGGCCATCAACTCCGCCATTGAGGTGGACCTCACGGGCCAGGTGGTGGCGGACTCCATCGGCACCCGCATCTACTCGGGCTTCGGCGGCCAGTTGGACTTCATCCGGGGAGCGGCCCGGAGCGAGGGGGGCAAGCCCATCATCGCCCTCCCCTCCACCGCCAAGGGGCATAGCCGCATCGTCCCCTACCTCCGGCCAGGGGCGGGGGTGGTGACCACCCGGGCCGACGTGCACTACGTGGTGACGGAGTGGGGTATCGCCGAGCTTTTCGGCCGCTCCTTGCGGGAAAGGGCCAAGGCCCTCATAGAGGTCGCCCACCCCGACTTCCGGGAAGAGCTCACCCGGGCCGCCTGGGAAAGGAAGCTCCTTCCCCGGAGCTACCCCGGCGCCGACCTGAAGGGCAAAAGCGGGCCCAACTCTTGA